A single window of Arvicola amphibius chromosome 15, mArvAmp1.2, whole genome shotgun sequence DNA harbors:
- the Rbm34 gene encoding RNA-binding protein 34, with product MALGGKAPKRKKGQERRQSPEDGVGNAAADYQVGQVADSLRGGQRPSGGGTGRLAALFSAAESRAAPVFVPVPQETPKRRKADDEEESTSQIKKPAVQTPAKRMKVKKLSDAEERLADRESALASADLEEELHQEQGQERRKSQSRGKAAGGAALSHDGDQRRKIPLNPEEERLKNERTVFVGNLPVTCNKKKLKSFFKEYGQIESVRFRSVMPAEGTLTKKLAAIKRKFHPDQKSINAYVVFKEEGAAAKALQRNGAEIAEGFRIRVDLASETTSRDKRSVFVGNLPYKVEDAALEKHFLDCGSIVAVRILRNPLTGVGRGFGYVLFENTDAVHLALKLNNSELMGRKLRVMRSVNKEKLKQPSSNPSLKNASKPKQKVTFSSKNAFIGEKAVFTKKKKGQKKKVKAKKPKKQQ from the exons ATGGCTTTGGGAGGGAAGGCacccaagaggaagaagggcCAGGAGCGGAG ACAGAGCCCTGAAGATGGCGTGGGGAACGCGGCCGCCGACTACCAGGTGGGACAGGTTGCCGACAGCCTGCGGGGCGGCCAGAGACCTTCCGGAGGCGGGACGGGGCGGCTGGCAGCTCTCTTCAGCGCCGCGGAGTCACGGGCTGCACCCGTGTTTGTGCCTGTGCCCCAG GAAACCCCTAAGAGAAGAAAAGCcgatgatgaagaagaaagtaCATCCCAGATTAAAAAGCCAGCTGTGCAAACCCCTGCAAAAAGGATGAAAGTGAAGAAACTCTCTGATGCAGAGGAGAGGCTGGCAGACAG GGAGAGTGCTCTAGCAAGTGCTGACCTAGAAGAAGAGCTTCATCAGGAGCAGGGGCAGGAAAGGAGAAAGTCTCAGTCTCGTGGTAAAGCAGCAGGTGGCGCGGCCCTCAGCCATGATGgagaccaaagaagaaaaatcccaCTCAACCCTGAAGAAGAGCGGTTGAAAAACGAGAGGACTGTGTTTGTCGGCAATTTGCCTGTCACATGTAATAAGAAG aagCTGAAGTCATTCTTTAAAGAGTATGGACAGATAGAATCCGTACGATTTCGTTCTGTG atgcCAGCAGAGGGAACACTAACCAAAAAGTTGGCTGCAATAAA ACGTAAATTTCACCCTGACCAAAAAAGCATCAACGCATATGTAGTGTTCAAGGAAGAGGGCGCTGCTGCAAAGGCGCTGCAGAG AAACGGGGCTGAGATTGCAGAAGGATTTCGCATTCGAGTTGATCTCGCATCTGAAACCACCTCT AGGGACAAGAGATCGGTGTTTGTGGGGAACCTTCCTTACA AAGTTGAAGATGCTGCTTTGGAGAAACACTTTCTGGACTGTGGGAGCATCGTGGCGGTGCGGATCTTGAGAAACCCACTCACAGGCGTCGGCAGAGGGTTTGGCTATGTGCTTTTTGAG AATACAGATGCTGTTCATCTTGCTTTGAAGTTAAATaattctgagctaatgggaaGAAAACTGAGAGTCATGCGTtctgttaataaagaaaaactaaaacaaccgAGTTCAAACCCAAGCTTGAAGAATGCCAGTAAACCGAAGCAAAAAGTTACTTTTTCTTCCAAAAATGCATTTATTGGAGAAAAGGCAGTTTTCacgaaaaagaagaaaggacaaaagaaaaaagtaaaagcaaagaaaccaaaaaaacagcAGTAA